From the Gemmatimonadota bacterium genome, one window contains:
- the ilvD gene encoding dihydroxy-acid dehydratase, with the protein MADVGKRHSRTITDGPSRAPARAMLKASGFTDADLARPIIGIANTWIEIGPCTYHLRDLAEYVKEGVREAGGTPMEFNTVSISDGITMGSQGMKASLVSREVIADSIELVTIGNMFDGLIALSGCDKTIPGTVMALGRVNVPSLMLYGGSIMPGSFQQHDVTIQDVFEAVGAHASGRMTDLELKDMEDHACPGAGACGGQFTANTMAIAFEMLGISPIGSASVPATHPDKPEVGRECGRQVMELVRRNLCPRDIMNREAFENAIAAVLTTGGSTNSVLHLLAVAQESGVDLQIEDFDRISEQTPLLADLKPGGRFVANDLFAAGGNRLVARRMLEGGMLHEDAITVTGRTIAEEAAEASETPGQVVVRDLENPLKPTGGYVILKGNLAPEGCVLKVAGHEKTHHRGPARVFDCEEDAMAEVMNGGIQPNDVVVIRYEGPKGGPGMREMLAVTGALVGRGLGESVALMTDGRFSGATHGFMVGHVAPEAAVRGPIAALRDGDTVVFDVASRRLDVELTDEVIAERLSDWTERSSRFGDGVMTKYARLVSSAATGAVTRA; encoded by the coding sequence ATGGCAGACGTTGGAAAAAGACACAGCAGGACGATCACCGACGGTCCCTCTCGCGCCCCGGCACGGGCTATGCTCAAGGCCTCGGGGTTCACCGACGCGGACCTGGCCCGGCCGATCATCGGGATCGCCAACACCTGGATCGAAATCGGTCCCTGCACCTACCATCTGCGCGATCTGGCCGAGTATGTGAAAGAGGGCGTCCGGGAGGCCGGAGGCACACCCATGGAATTCAACACTGTCTCCATCTCCGATGGGATCACCATGGGCAGCCAGGGCATGAAGGCTTCGTTGGTCAGCCGCGAGGTGATCGCCGATTCCATCGAATTGGTCACAATCGGGAACATGTTCGACGGCCTGATCGCCCTGTCCGGTTGCGACAAGACGATCCCGGGCACGGTCATGGCCCTCGGCCGGGTAAACGTGCCGTCTCTTATGCTCTACGGCGGTTCGATCATGCCGGGCAGCTTCCAGCAGCACGACGTCACCATCCAGGACGTGTTCGAAGCGGTGGGCGCCCACGCTTCGGGCAGGATGACCGACCTGGAGCTCAAGGACATGGAGGATCATGCCTGTCCGGGCGCCGGCGCCTGCGGTGGCCAGTTCACGGCCAATACCATGGCCATCGCCTTCGAAATGCTGGGGATCTCGCCCATCGGCAGCGCAAGCGTACCCGCCACCCACCCGGACAAACCGGAGGTGGGCCGCGAATGCGGTCGACAGGTCATGGAACTGGTGCGCAGGAACCTCTGCCCAAGGGACATCATGAACCGGGAGGCCTTTGAGAATGCTATCGCCGCCGTGCTCACCACCGGGGGGTCCACCAACAGCGTGCTGCACCTGCTGGCCGTCGCGCAGGAGTCGGGCGTGGACCTGCAGATCGAGGATTTCGACCGGATCAGCGAGCAGACGCCGCTACTTGCCGATCTGAAACCGGGCGGTCGTTTCGTAGCCAACGACCTGTTCGCGGCGGGCGGCAACCGGCTTGTGGCCAGGCGCATGCTGGAGGGCGGCATGCTCCACGAGGATGCGATCACGGTAACGGGCCGGACCATCGCCGAGGAAGCCGCGGAGGCATCCGAGACGCCGGGCCAGGTGGTCGTCCGGGATCTCGAGAATCCGCTCAAGCCCACCGGCGGCTACGTGATCCTCAAGGGCAACCTGGCCCCCGAAGGCTGCGTCCTGAAGGTCGCGGGCCATGAGAAGACTCATCATCGCGGCCCCGCGCGGGTCTTCGACTGCGAAGAGGACGCCATGGCAGAGGTGATGAACGGGGGGATTCAGCCCAATGACGTGGTGGTCATCCGCTACGAGGGACCGAAGGGCGGACCGGGCATGCGGGAGATGCTGGCCGTCACCGGCGCTCTCGTCGGCCGGGGCCTGGGAGAATCGGTGGCCCTGATGACCGACGGCCGTTTTTCCGGCGCAACCCACGGCTTCATGGTCGGGCACGTCGCGCCCGAAGCCGCGGTGCGCGGTCCCATCGCCGCGCTGCGCGACGGAGACACCGTGGTCTTCGACGTGGCGTCCCGCCGCCTGGACGTGGAGTTGACCGACGAAGTAATCGCCGAACGGCTTTCCGACTGGACCGAGCGGTCATCCCGTTTCGGTGACGGCGTCATGACCAAGTATGCCCGGCTTGTATCTTCGGCGGCCACGGGTGCGGTTACGCGGGCCTGA
- a CDS encoding cytochrome c, with the protein MRFSVLVILFGVGAVLMAVAVVFMYGSDGSGEPRTPVEHGRRLFRLQGCASCHAIGGGISRGPDLAGLIPRLSARLTDTVYQKHLDSLRVARPDVHAFFASRYEHVLGAQDEERIKAWFAEHLRNPRFDHFTGLMPDYDHLTEDQVDRLTAFILTLQ; encoded by the coding sequence ATGCGTTTCAGCGTCCTGGTGATCCTCTTCGGTGTCGGTGCGGTCCTGATGGCGGTCGCCGTGGTGTTCATGTACGGATCGGACGGATCGGGCGAACCCCGCACGCCGGTCGAACACGGCAGAAGACTCTTTCGGCTGCAGGGCTGCGCTTCCTGCCACGCTATCGGTGGAGGCATATCCCGGGGACCCGATCTGGCCGGGCTGATCCCCCGGCTTTCCGCACGGTTGACCGACACGGTTTACCAGAAACATCTGGATTCGCTTCGGGTAGCCAGACCGGATGTGCACGCCTTTTTCGCATCACGGTACGAGCACGTGCTGGGCGCTCAGGACGAAGAGCGGATCAAGGCCTGGTTCGCAGAGCATCTGCGGAATCCCCGGTTCGATCACTTCACGGGACTGATGCCCGACTACGATCATTTGACGGAAGATCAGGTGGACCGGTTGACGGCCTTCATCCTCACCTTGCAGTAA
- a CDS encoding NAD(P)-binding domain-containing protein: MAERIGFIGLGIMGEPMCRNLMKAGYACTMHTRTKSRAEKLVSEGAVWSESPRDTAVKSDVIITIVTDTPDVEKVILGEGGIIEGISPGSVVIDMSTISPSATQTMAAALEEKGADMLDAPVSGGDTGAIAGTLSIMVGGRQEVFDRCLPVFEAMGKSINLIGDHGAGQMTKLCNQVAVSVANLAMAEALILAARAGLDMEKMLAAISGGAAGSWQLSNLAPRIIKRDFDPGFMVKLQQKDLRLVLGAASELGLGLPGASLAHQLFNAVEAAGEGDEGTQALVKSLERMSGVEVHG, encoded by the coding sequence ATGGCGGAACGAATCGGTTTTATCGGCCTCGGCATCATGGGAGAGCCGATGTGTCGCAACCTCATGAAGGCGGGCTATGCCTGCACCATGCACACCCGGACGAAATCTCGTGCGGAAAAGCTCGTGTCGGAAGGTGCCGTATGGAGCGAAAGTCCCAGGGATACGGCCGTCAAGTCGGACGTGATCATCACCATCGTGACCGACACGCCGGATGTCGAGAAGGTCATTCTGGGTGAAGGCGGGATCATCGAGGGCATCAGTCCCGGTTCGGTCGTCATCGACATGAGCACCATCTCCCCCTCGGCCACGCAGACCATGGCCGCGGCGCTCGAGGAGAAGGGCGCCGACATGCTCGATGCGCCGGTCAGCGGCGGCGACACCGGGGCGATCGCGGGGACCCTTTCCATCATGGTGGGTGGCAGGCAGGAAGTCTTCGACCGGTGTCTGCCGGTTTTCGAAGCCATGGGCAAGAGCATCAACCTGATCGGCGATCACGGTGCGGGACAGATGACCAAGCTGTGCAACCAGGTAGCGGTCAGCGTAGCGAACCTCGCCATGGCGGAAGCGCTCATCCTGGCGGCCAGAGCCGGCCTGGACATGGAGAAGATGCTCGCCGCGATCAGCGGGGGCGCCGCGGGTTCCTGGCAGCTGTCCAACCTGGCGCCACGCATCATCAAGCGGGACTTCGATCCGGGATTCATGGTGAAACTGCAGCAGAAGGACCTGCGGCTCGTGCTGGGCGCGGCCTCGGAACTCGGACTGGGACTGCCCGGTGCGAGCCTGGCCCACCAGCTGTTCAATGCTGTCGAGGCCGCGGGCGAGGGCGACGAGGGCACGCAGGCCCTGGTGAAGTCCCTGGAACGCATGTCCGGGGTGGAAGTACACGGCTAG
- the moeB gene encoding molybdopterin-synthase adenylyltransferase MoeB, with translation MSQRMSSQELLAQVKGEVNEMSMEELKEKLDRNADLVLIDVREQDEVDQGVIVGATHIPRGFLELRIENTESDRNREIVLYCAGGNRSALAAQSLEAMGYTNVISMREGYTGWSAAGFPTVQERALSTEERLRYSRHLIVPEIGEKGQVKILDARVLLVGSGGLGSPSAYYLAAAGVGTIGLVDFDVVDVTNLQRQIIHGTSDIGRPKVVSAQETINDLNPDCNVILHETRLMADNIMEIIKDYDIIVDGCDNFPTRYLVNDACVLAGKPNVHGSIYQFDGYATVFHPDRGPCYRCLYPEPPPPGAVPSCDEAGVLGVLPGTVGLIQATETLKLILDQGDPLIGRILMYDALDMTFQTFNVQKDPSCPLCGENPTITELIDYEAFCGFAPAAG, from the coding sequence ATGAGTCAGCGGATGTCATCTCAGGAACTCCTCGCCCAGGTCAAGGGCGAAGTGAATGAGATGTCCATGGAAGAACTCAAGGAAAAGCTGGACCGGAACGCCGACCTAGTCCTGATCGACGTGCGCGAGCAGGACGAGGTCGACCAGGGCGTCATCGTCGGAGCGACCCATATTCCGAGGGGATTTCTGGAACTCAGGATCGAAAACACCGAGAGCGACCGGAACCGGGAAATCGTGCTGTACTGCGCGGGCGGCAACCGCTCGGCGCTGGCGGCGCAATCGCTGGAAGCCATGGGATACACCAACGTTATCTCCATGCGGGAGGGCTACACGGGATGGAGCGCCGCGGGCTTTCCCACGGTCCAGGAACGGGCCTTGAGCACGGAAGAACGTCTCCGGTATTCCCGGCACCTGATCGTGCCCGAGATCGGGGAGAAAGGCCAGGTGAAGATCCTCGACGCCAGGGTGTTGCTGGTGGGGTCGGGCGGACTGGGATCCCCGTCGGCCTACTACCTTGCGGCCGCCGGTGTGGGCACCATAGGGCTCGTCGACTTCGACGTGGTGGACGTGACGAACCTGCAGCGTCAGATCATCCACGGCACGTCCGACATCGGACGTCCCAAGGTGGTGTCCGCCCAGGAGACGATCAACGACCTGAACCCCGACTGCAACGTGATCCTCCATGAAACCCGCCTCATGGCCGACAACATCATGGAGATCATCAAGGATTACGACATCATCGTCGACGGCTGCGATAATTTCCCGACGCGGTACCTGGTGAACGACGCCTGCGTGCTGGCCGGCAAGCCGAACGTCCACGGCAGTATCTACCAGTTCGACGGTTACGCCACGGTGTTTCATCCGGATAGGGGACCCTGTTACCGCTGTCTATATCCCGAACCGCCACCGCCCGGCGCCGTGCCCAGCTGCGACGAAGCCGGCGTACTCGGCGTCCTTCCCGGGACAGTAGGACTCATTCAGGCCACCGAGACCCTCAAGCTCATACTCGACCAGGGCGATCCGCTCATCGGCCGGATCCTGATGTACGACGCGCTGGACATGACCTTCCAGACCTTCAATGTCCAGAAGGATCCGTCCTGTCCCCTTTGCGGCGAGAATCCCACGATAACCGAGTTAATCGATTACGAAGCCTTCTGCGGCTTCGCGCCGGCCGCCGGTTGA